The Gemmatimonadaceae bacterium genome segment CCGCGTCGGGCTCCACACGCTGCGCGGGGATGGTCATCTGTCCGTGCTCCATGGGCACGATCTCCGCACTCGCCCACGGCAGCTCACGATCGCTTGTTGAGCGGGCCGGCGATGTGGTGCTCAAGGAGCGGCGGCGGCTCATCGTCGTGCCGCGCGAAACGCCCCTGAGCGAGATCCACCTGGAGAACATGCTGCGGCTCACCCGCGCGGGGGCGGTCGTCCTTCCGGCCGCCCCCGCGTTCTATCATCGCCCGGCGACCATCGATGACCTCGTGAACTTCGTCGCCGCACGCGTGCTCGATCACCTCGACGTCGAGCACTCACTCGTCAGGCGCTGGGGCGGAGAGCCGGACGCACTCAACGCGGGATGACCTCGCTGGTCGTCGGCGTCATCTCCGACACCCATGGCCTCGTGCGCGCCGCCGTGCACGAAGCGCTCGCCGGCTCCTACCTCATCCTGCATGCCGGCGACGTGTGCGGCGACGACGTGCTGACCGAGTTGTCGACCATCGCCCCGGTGGCCGCCGTGATGGGCAACTGCGATCCGCCGGGGCACCCACGGCTTCCCACACGCATCGATCGAGAGATCGGAGGCCACACGTTCCACGTGAGCCACGGACACGAACTCGGCGTTCCGAGGCCGGCCGGCCTTCTGGCCGCCTACGATGCCTCGGTGATCGTCTTCGGGCACACGCACCGGCCGTTGGTGCATCGCAGCGGGGGGCGACTCGTGCTCAATCCGGGCGCGGCCGGGCCGCGCCGGTTCGACATCCTGCCCAGCGTCGCGCGCCTCACGATAACGTCCGAGGGAATCGACGTCGCCATCGTGGAGCTACCGATCGACAGCGAGCCCTGATTCCCAGGACGGCGCTCGCAACGATGACGCCGATGGAAACCGACGTCCCTCTCCCTGGATCGGCTCGGCCTGTGATACCTGGTCCTGGCGGGGCGGTGCGAACGGCGTGTGGCACCTCACGGCGAGTGAAGCCCTCGACGTCCGGAAGCCCAGGTGACGCTGCCGTTGGATGGCGGACCCCTTGAGTCCCCCGGGACGGGCCATTGCAACGCTGACCCCCGATGGAATCGACGTCCCTTCGTGAAGCGCCCGGTCGGCCGTGAGTCCCAATTCCCGGGGCCGCCCATCGCACGGATGGCCGCCGGTGACCGGCGGCGAGCCTGCGCCACCGGTCAGTCGGCGCGCTCGAGCAGTGTTGCCGGTGGAATCGTGGCGTCGAGTTCCTCGGGCTTCGTCGCGAACCAGCTCGTCACCAGCAGCAGTTCATCGACGTCGTGCGAGGGCACGGCGCCAGGGACGTCGTGGGTTGCCGCAAAGACCTGTCGCACCCGGGCGCGTGCGGCCTCCCACTCGTCAGGCGACTGCGGGGCCGCGAAGTCGTCGCGGATGACCCCGCGACGAACGAGGTAGAACCGATCTTCGCCCGCGTGTCCGGGCACGAGGTACACGAACGACAGCGACTCGACGGCGAACCGGAGGCGCGAGAATCGCTCGCGCAGCGACTCGACCAGTTGCCACCGGTTGCGCAGGATGCCGGCGCGCTCGTACTCCAGGCGGTCGCTCGCGGCGCGCATGGCCGACTCCAGCTGGACCAGCGGCACATCGGACGTGCCGTCGAGGAAGGCCCGGGCTACGTGCACCTGTGCGCCGTAGGCGCTCGCCGTCGGCGCCCCGACGCAGGGACCGAGGCACGTACCGATCTCGAAGCGCAGGCATCCGGGCGTGCGGGGCGGTGCGGGCAGCAACTCCATCTGATCGGAGAAGCGCATCTTGCCGTCGAGGGTGCAGTCGCGAAGGCCCAGGGCCGCGGAGAGTTCGCGCAACGCGTCCTGCAGGTTCGCCGTGCCCACGAACGGACCGTAATACGTCCCCCCACGATCCGCGGCGCCGCTGCCGCGCGTTACCGTCAGCCGCGGAGCGCGACCGCTCGTGAGGCGCACGAAGCCGTAGTTCCGGTCGTCCCGCTTCTGCGCGACGTTGAGTCTCGGACGGAGCATCTTGATGAGCCGAAGCTCTTCGAGCAGCGACGCAAACTCCGATGGCACGTAGGTCCACTCGATGCGGTGCGCTTCCCGGACGATGCGCGCGGACTTGTCCCGCGGGAATTCGCCCCTGAAGTAGGACAGCAGCCGCGTGCGAAGCTTGCGGCTCTTGCCCACATAGGCCACCTCACCGGTCTCGGTGATCATGCGGTACACGCCGGGGCGCTCCTCCGCGCCGGCCCGCACGTGCGCCCTGAGCGCCGCGAGTCGCTCGGCGTCCGGGTCGGCCTTCAGCGCTGGCATCGGTGACAGAACACCGTCGATCGCCCGTCGATGGCGTGCGTTTCCGTAAGGCGCGCGCCGCACTGGATGCAGGGGAGTCCGCCGCGCCCATACGCCTGGAGGCTCGCCGCGAACGATCCTCGCTGGTTGCGCGCGTCCCGGTAGTCGCGAAACGTGGTGCCCCGCGCTGCGATCCCGGCTTCGAGCACCGCGCGCAGCTCGAAGTGCAAACGCTCGGCATCGGGTGCGCGGATCGCGGCTCCGATGCGTGATGGGTCGATGCCGGCCCGGTGCAGGGCCTCGTTCGCGTAGATGTTGCCCACACCGGCGATCCGTCGCTGGTCCATCAACACCTTCTTCACTGCGCTTCGGGATGCCCGAAGAATCCCCGATAGGGCCGCGACTGTAAAGGAGGGCGACAGGGGCTCCACACCCAGGGCCTGATCAAACGCTGCAAGTCCATCGGCATCGACCAGGGCGACCGTGCCGAGTCGGCGGACGTCGCGGTAGATGAGGGTGGCGCCGTCCGCAAAGCGCCACGAGATGGTGACGTACGCGTCCGGCGGCGACTCGAACTGCAGCGAACCCGTGAACCGAGGCGTCACGAGCACGTGGGCCGGCCCGCTAAGACTAAGGACCACCGTCTTGGATCGGCGCCAGACTCGCAGCACCTGGGCGCCACTCTGGCGCCTCTCAAAACAGGTAGGCGTTGCACCGCGAAGCACGTCTGGCCGGAGGACCGCAACCTTCTGGACGGTACGCCCGACGAGGAGATCGGCGAGGTCGCGCGCGATCGTTTCGGTCTCAGGTAGCTCGGGCACGGCGTGCCTGCTCCCGCCAACCGATGTCACGCCTGAACTGGCCCCCAGCGATTCGAACGGCCGCGGCGGCGTTGCGGCTCGCGGCGGCCGCCTGAGAAAATGACTCCGCGATGGCAGTGGCGGCCAACACGCGCCCGCCTGATGCGACGAGGCGACCGTCTTCACCTCGAGCAGTCCCGGCGTGGAAGTACAGCACACCGTCGGGAGCATGAGGGAGCACGACCTCGCCACCAGTCAGAGCGGCCTCCGGGTATCCCGGCGCCGCAACGACGGTACAAACCGCAGCCCGCCGCGAGACTGAGGCATCGCGCGATGCCCCGAGGTGACCGCTGGCGGCACCAGACAACAACGGGAGCAGTTCCTCGTCCATGACCGGGAGCACAACCTGCGTCTCTGGGTCGCCGAATCGACAATTGTACTCCACGACCTTGGGGCCGTCAGCCGTAAGCATCATCCCACAGTAGAGCAGCCCACGAAATGGTGCTCCCCGCGCCGCCATCGCCTTCAGAGTGGGCCCAATAACCTCCTCCGAGATCCGGCCCAGGGTCGATGCTGTCGCGACAGAGACCGGGGAGTATGCTCCCATGCCGCCAGTGTTCGGTCCGAGATCACCGTCGAGGAGGCGTTTGTGATCCTGCGCTGCCGGGAGGAGCACGAACTGGGCTCCGTCGGACACCGCAAACACCGAAATCTCCTCGCCCTCCATGAACTCCTCGACCAGGACCTCCGCACCCGCTGGCCCATAGATGCTTCGGAGCATGATGTCGTCGATAGCCTGGTCGGCCGCCTCGACAGTTTCACAGACAACGACCCCCTTTCCCGCCGCGAGCCCCGAGGCCTTGATCACCACTGGTGCTCCCGTAAGTCTAACAGCCAGCTTCGCTTGAGACGCATCAGAGTGCCACGATGCTCCGGCAGTTGGGATACCGTGCTCCAACATGAGCTGCTTCGAGTACCGCTTGGATGACTCGAGCTGAGCTGCAGCCCTCGTCGGCCCGAACACCGCGAATCCGGCGGCACTCAGGGCGTCGGAGACTCCCGCTGCGAGCGGCGCTTCAGGCCCAACGAACACGAGGTCCGGCTGGACCTCACGAGCCAGAGACACGACGGCCACCGGCTCGGATGGGTTGATCCGAACGCAGCGGCCGAGGGCTTCGATCCCTGGATTCCCCGGTGCGGCGGTGATTCGAACTGAGGGGTCGTCTGTCGTGAGCTTCCAGGCCACCGCGTGTTCGCGACCACCGCCACCGAGGATCAGTACGTTCACGTCCCTGAGGGTCCCTTGAAGGCGCTGTTGAAGGCGTCGCGCGCTCGATCGAAGACGTCGGTCAGCGAATCCATGGCATCGCGCGCCTGTTGGCCGTAGTACCCAACGGCATCAACGTAATCCTCCGAAAGCGGCGGTGTCGATGCGTCAGAGCGGCGACGATAGTCACCCTGTACCACGATGCGGTCGTAGTCGCCCGACCGGACCCACCGCTGCAACTCCGCGGCGCGGACGGTTCCGAACGGGTGCGTACGGAACGCCGTGTTGATCACCTGCCAGACCTTGTCGGCGAAGTCCCCGCCGGTCTCGTAGGCCTCCGCTTGTTCGAGGAAGGCATCGATCGAGATCTCGTCGTCACCGGCTCCGCCGCCGGCCATTTTGAGGAACGTGCTTGCCGAGACCCTGGGATCCTGCGTGACCAGCAGCCCGGCGCGATCCGCGGAGAGCTCGGCCTTGCGGTACCACTCCATGAGCGCGAGCTGGAAGGGCAGCAGCGCCATGCCGGCGAGGAAGGGCAGGTTCTGGATGCCCACCGTCAGGATGATGATCGCGATCGTGGTATAGGTCGTGTGGCCACTCATGATGTGGCCAAGCTCGTGTCCCAGGATGTCGCGGCGCTCGTCTTCGTTCAGCAGGGCGATGGTGCCGGAGTTGAGAACGATGAACGGTTTGTCGAAGCCGACCGCGGCAGCGTTGACGAGCGGCGTCTGCGAGACATAGAGCTCCGGAACCTCGCGCCAGTCGAGGGTGGCGAGCACCTCCTGGTACTGCGCCCAGAGCTTTGGCCTCTGCGTGGGTCCGACGCGGACGGCGTTGGCGAGGAACATCTGCCGGACGCCACGTTCACCAAAGAAGCCCGCGACCTTTCGCACGACCTGATCGAAGCCGGGAATCGATCTCAGCGTATTGAGCGCCGCGCGATCGGCGGGGTGCTCCCACGCGGTCGAGGAGATGTCGGTGAGGATGACGCGGTCGGCCATGAGAGGTTGGGAGGCGGTTGGAACGTCCTACGTCACGCTCCCCGGTGAGGTGTCACCGGTGGAGGCGTTCATGCCAATGCGTGTTCAACGTCAGCCAGCAAGTCACCCACGTCCTCCACGCCAACCGAGAACCGGACCAGGCCATCGGTGATCCCGAGTTTCGCCCGGCGGTCCGCGGGCACCGAAGCATGGGTCATGGAGGCGGGGTGGTTCACCAGGCTTTCCACCCCGCCAAGGGACTCGGCGATCGCGAACACCTTGAATCGTTCCATGACACGCTCGGCCGCCTCGCGGGAGCCCAGCTCGAAGGAGAGCATGCCACCGAATCCGGACATCTGTGAGCAGGCGAGGGCGAACTGCGGATGGGACGCCAGGCCGGGGTAGAACACCCGCTCGTGCCCGAGTCGGGCCGCGAGGACCTCGGCGATGAGGCGCCCGTTGGCGTCATGGGCGGCCATGCGGAGGTGCAGCGTCTTGGTGCCGCGCAGCACCAGCCAGGCGTCGAACGGGCCGGGCACGGCGCCCGCGGCGTTGAGGATGAACTGCAGCCGCGTGGCGAGGTCGTCGTCGCGGACGATGGCGGCGCCGCCGACCATGTCGCTGTGGCCGTTCAGGTACTTCGTCGTGGAGTGGTACACGATGTGCGCGCCAAGTTCGAGCGGGCGCTGGTAGACCGGCGTGGCGAACGTATTGTCGACGATGAGGAGGGCATCGTGGCGGCGCGCGATCCCGGCGGCGGCCGAGAGGTCCGTCAGATGCATCAGCGGGTTAGTCGGCGTCTCGAGAATGATGCCCCTGACGTCGGGGCCCATCGCGTCCTCGAGTCGCTGCGGGTCGCGGGTGTCGACATAGGTGAACCGCAGCCCGTAGTTCACGAGGATCCGATCGAACAGGCGCGGCGTGCCGCCGTAGAGGTTGTCACCGCAGACGATGCGGTCACCCGACCTGAACAGCTTCATGATCGCGTCGAGGCAGCCCATGCCGCTGCCGAACGCGAATCCGTGGACGCCGCCTTCGAGGGCGGCGAGGTTCCGTTCCAGCGCCTCACGTGTGGGGTTCTTGCCGCGGGCATACTCGTAGCCCTTGTTTCGCCCGAGTCCGTCCTGTGCGTATGTTGACGTCTGGTAGATCGGCACCATGATCGCACCGGACGTCGGGTCGGGCCGCTGGCCCGCGTGGATCGCTCGCGTTCCGAGCGCGTACTGGAGATCCGAGTCAAAGATTCGCGACATGCGCCGTGAGTGGGATGTGGCCGTGAAGATAACTCCGGCCGCGTCCGGGAAGTCGGCGCACGGGAGGCACGCAGAGCACCAATGACGGGGCTGTCCGCTGGGGAACCCTTCGCGGCAGGAGAGCGCGGAGGGACTCGCTGTTTGGTCGTCGACGACGAGCCCCACCTGCGTCGCGTGCTCATGCGCGTGATGCAGGCTGACGGGTTTGCGTGCGAGGAAGCCGGGTCGGGGATGCAGGCGCTCGCCGCCCTCGAACGTGAGCCAGCCACGCTCGTGCTCACCGATCTCGACATGCCGGAACTCGACGGCATCGGGCTGCTGAGGGCCGTGCGCGCCCGACACCCCGACACCGCGGTCATGATGATCACCGCCGTCGCCGATGTCGGGACCGCGGTGAGCTGCCTGAGCGCGGGCGCGATGGACTACCTCACCAAGCCCTTCCACATCGAGGAAGTGCGCGCGCGTGTGCGCCAGGCGCTGGAGAAGCGTCGACTCATCCTCGAGAACCGTGGCTATCAGGAACGGCTGGAGGAACGCGTCGCCGCACAGGCGCGCCGGCTCGAAGAACTCTTCCTGGCGAGCATCCAGAGCCTGGCCGATGCGCTTGAAGTGAAGGATCCGTACACCCACGGGCACTCGGTGCGCGTGTCGCGGTACTCGGCGGTCATTGCGCGTGCGCTGGACATGGACGCCGAAGTGGTCCGCCAGATCGAACTCGGTGGCCGGGTCCACGACCTCGGCAAGATCGGCGTGCGCGAGTCGGTGCTCAACAAGGCCGGGCCCCTCACCGACGAGGAGTACGAGCACATCATGACGCACCCGACGGTCGGCTGGCGTCTGCTCTCGCCACTCCTCGGCGACACGCCACGCGCGCTCAACATCGTGCGATCGCACCACGAACGGTGGGACGGTCGCGGGATTCCCGACGGACTCGCGGGCGACGCCATTCCGATCGAGGCCCGCATCGCCGCGGTGGCCGACACGTTCGACGCAATGGCCAGCGCGCGCCCGTATCGTCCAGGGGTGGCGCTGGCGGCGACGATCGCCGAGTTGCAGCGCTGTGCCGGGGCGCAGTTCGATCCGCAGGTCGTGCAGGCCTTCCTTCGCGCGATCGATGCCGGCGCGATCGACACGTCGGCGCTCGCCGAGGAGCGCGCCCCTTCGGGACTCACGCCCCGGGGCGTGCGTTAGGCACCGGACGGCAGCGCGACGATCGCCGCCGGTTCGAGCCCGGACCACGCCGCCCAGGCACGACGCGTCGCCTCGTTCGCGGGCGTCGACAGGATCGTCCGTCGCAGCGCGCCGGCCGCGTGTGCAGCTGAATGCTCGTGGTGAGCCGACATCGCGGCAAGCGAGGCGCCGGGCGCGACGAGCACGGTGACGTTGCCCCGTGAGATCTCATCTAGCGCGCGCCCGATGTCCGTTGACGCGAGCGAGGTCACCCGGCAGCCCGCGGCGAGTGCGCTGACTTCGCCATCGAGGAACGCATGAAGGTCACCCGAGGCGCGCATGACCAGGACGCGGTCGATGGCGCGAAGGCCGTGCGTCTTCACGATAGCGCGCACGCGCCCGAAGGCGCGCCGGTGCGACCACGACACCGGATCCGCGGCCTCGTCAAAGGCCAACAACAGCTCTTCCGTGGATCCCTCGGCGTCAGGGTCGCCTTCGATGGAGATGCCCTCGTGCATCGAGAGGTCAAACTGTTCGCGCGATGCCGCGGTGACGAACGTTGCAGACGCGGGAGCGTCATCGAGCAGCACGCGAGGCAGGTCGTCCGGGAGGAGGTTCGCAAACGACCGCGTGCTGAATACTGCTCCGACGCGCGCCGTGTTCAGCTCGCGCGCGACCTGCGCCGGCCCCGTCGCAGGGTCCAGAAAGAGCGCGCCGCGCCCGTCCGAGGCCGCCAACGCCACCAGCACGCTCGGTCCAACCGGCAGCAGCATCGCCGAGCGGCGCCTGGCGAGCGCGCGCGCGACGGGCGCGTGCGCGCGGAGGACCCCGACGCCGGCAGCCACGAGTTGGCGCGCCGGCCAGCCGTCAAGCACGCCGTCGCGCGCTGCGAGGCCGAACGGGAGGAGGGAGAGGGGGTCAAGCATCGGATGTCGATTGGAAAACCAAGCGGCGGCTCGTGCGTCCTTTGCTCAAGTCACGCGCGATGCCGGATCCGCGATGTGCCCAAGGTAGCGACGCGGGGCGTCAGACCCGACACCCGTTGGTGCTCGCGGTGAAGGTCGGACGGGTAGTTGTGACCAGCATCACCATCGCTAAGTCGCTTGTTGGCAACGAGTTCCTGCTTACATTGCACGACTCACACACTTGGTCGGAGACGTTGATGGCGTTCGAAGGACTGATGGTCAGCGTATCCGGCGTCCGAGGTCGGGTGGGGGAGGCCCTCACGCCGGAAGTCGCCTGTCAGTTCGCGGCCGCCTTCGGGGCATTTTCCCTGGCCCGATCGGGCTCCAGGTCCATCGTGGTTGGGCGGGACAGCCGCGTCTCCGGCCCGATGTTCCACCGGGCGGTGGTGGCGGCCCTGCAGTCGGTCGGGGCGCAGATCATCGACATCGGCATGGCGCCGACGCCCACGGTGCAGCTCGAGGTCGAGCACCACCATGCGGCGGGAGGGCTGGCCATCACGGCGAGCCACAACCCGGTCGAGTGGAACGCGCTCAAGTTCATCGGGCCCGCGGGACTGTTTCTCGATGGATCCGAAGGCGCCGAGATGCGCGGCCTGCTGGAGAGCGGCGTGCCCCGCGCGCAGTGGCAGGCGCTGGGTGAGGTGACGTCCGAGGATGGCGCCATCGATCGCCACATCGCGAAGGTGCTGGCGCTCCCTTTCATCGACGTCGCGAAGATTCGCGCGCGACGGTTCGTGGTGGCGCTGGACACCTGCCACGGTGCGGGAATCGTGATCATGCCGCGCCTGCTCGAGGCACTGGGTTGCGACGTTCGGTCGATCAACCTCGAGCCCCACGGACGCTTTCATCGCCCGCCGGAACCGGTGGCCGAGAATCTGGGGGAACTCGAGAGTCTCGTTCGGTCCACGGGCGCTGCGTTGGGCTTCGCCACCGATCCGGACGTGGACCGGCTCGCCGTCGTGTCCGACCGAGCGTCGGCGATCGGTGAAGACTGGACGCTGGCGCTGGCTGCCGAGCTGGTGCTGTCGAAGCGGCGAGGGACGGTGGTCACTAACCTGTCCACGTCCCGGATCCTGGACGATGTCGCGGCGCGGTACGGCAGTCATGTGGTTCGCGCGCCCGTCGGAGAAGTGAACGTCGCGACGCGGATGCGTGCCGAGGGCGCGGTGGTGGGCGGCGAGGGGAACGGTGGGGTGATCCTGCCCGACCTGCACCTGGGGAGGGATGCGCCGCTCGCCGCGGCCCTCATCCTTGGGCTGCTCGCAGAAACAGGCGGCACGTTGTCTGCAGTGGTGTCATCGTACCCCCGCTATGAGATCGTGAAGGACAAGCTGGACCGGCCGAAGGCGAGCCTGGACAGCGTCTATCAGGCCCTCAGGGGGGAGTTCGGGGACGCCGAGGTGGACACGCAGGATGGGTTGCGGCTCTCGTGGCCCGATCGTTGGGTGCATGTACGCCCGTCGGGAACGGAGCCGATTGTACGGGTGATCGCCGAAGGACCAACAGAAACGGATGCGAGGGATCTGGTGCGCCGCTGTCGGCAGCCGCTGGATGCCCTCGCGCGGTAATTCCAGAACACCAACGCATATGTGCGGAATCGTCGGATACGTCGGCCCCCGGGTGGCAACCCCACTCCTGATCGAGGGCCTCAAGCGGCTGGAGTACCGCGGCTACGACTCGGCTGGCGTCGCCGTGATGAACGGCGCTGGCGTGGAAACCGTGAAGGAAGCCGGCAAGATCGCCAAGCTCGAGCAGCTCCTCGCAGGCACACCGGTGCACGGGACGACCGGGATCGCGCACACGCGCTGGGCCACGCACGGGCCGCCGAACCAGGTCAACGCGCACCCGCACGTGAGTCAGGACGGCAACTTTGCGGTCGTACATAACGGCATCATCGAGAACGCCACGCTGCTCAAGCGCATGCTCGAGTCGCGCGGCTATCGGTTCACGTCGGACACGGACACCGAGGTGCTCGCACACCTCATTCAGGAGGCCTTCACCGGCAATCTCGAGGATGCGGTCGTCGAGGCGTTGAACCAGGTCGAGGGCACCTACGGCATCGCGGTGATTTCCTCGATCGACACGCACAAGATCGTGGCGGCCCGGAAGGGGAGCCCGTTGCTCGTGGGCCTCGGCGAAAACGAGTTCTTCGTGGCGAGTGACGTGTCGGCGATTCTGGCGCACACGCGCCAGGTGGTCTACCTCGACGATGGCGAGATGGCGGTGGTCGACCGGAACGGCTACCGGATCGTCGACCTCAAGGCCGGCGAGGTGCAGAAGAACGTTGCCCGCATCGACTGGGATCTCGCGCAGATCGAGCGCGGCGGCTTTGCGCACTTCATGCTCAAGGAGATCTTCGAGCAGCCCCAAACGGTGGAAAACACCATGCGCGGCCGCCTGCTCGTCGAGGAAGGCACGGCGAAGCTCGGCGGGCTGAACATGACCGACGAGGAACTGCTGTCGTTCGACAACATCGTCATCACGGCCTGCGGCACCAGTTGGCACTCGGCCCTGATCGGCGAGAGCCTGATCGAGGAGCTGGCCCGGGTGCCGGTGGAGGTGGAATACGCCTCGGAGTTC includes the following:
- a CDS encoding UbiX family flavin prenyltransferase, yielding MTASPPIVLAITGASGAPYAVRVLEQLVRAGRATWLIVSGHGLRLLQTEMDIASVDALRAHVGSAAWDRCVTVYEDGDRGAAPASGSTRCAGMVICPCSMGTISALAHGSSRSLVERAGDVVLKERRRLIVVPRETPLSEIHLENMLRLTRAGAVVLPAAPAFYHRPATIDDLVNFVAARVLDHLDVEHSLVRRWGGEPDALNAG
- a CDS encoding response regulator, whose translation is MVVDDEPHLRRVLMRVMQADGFACEEAGSGMQALAALEREPATLVLTDLDMPELDGIGLLRAVRARHPDTAVMMITAVADVGTAVSCLSAGAMDYLTKPFHIEEVRARVRQALEKRRLILENRGYQERLEERVAAQARRLEELFLASIQSLADALEVKDPYTHGHSVRVSRYSAVIARALDMDAEVVRQIELGGRVHDLGKIGVRESVLNKAGPLTDEEYEHIMTHPTVGWRLLSPLLGDTPRALNIVRSHHERWDGRGIPDGLAGDAIPIEARIAAVADTFDAMASARPYRPGVALAATIAELQRCAGAQFDPQVVQAFLRAIDAGAIDTSALAEERAPSGLTPRGVR
- the glmM gene encoding phosphoglucosamine mutase, yielding MAFEGLMVSVSGVRGRVGEALTPEVACQFAAAFGAFSLARSGSRSIVVGRDSRVSGPMFHRAVVAALQSVGAQIIDIGMAPTPTVQLEVEHHHAAGGLAITASHNPVEWNALKFIGPAGLFLDGSEGAEMRGLLESGVPRAQWQALGEVTSEDGAIDRHIAKVLALPFIDVAKIRARRFVVALDTCHGAGIVIMPRLLEALGCDVRSINLEPHGRFHRPPEPVAENLGELESLVRSTGAALGFATDPDVDRLAVVSDRASAIGEDWTLALAAELVLSKRRGTVVTNLSTSRILDDVAARYGSHVVRAPVGEVNVATRMRAEGAVVGGEGNGGVILPDLHLGRDAPLAAALILGLLAETGGTLSAVVSSYPRYEIVKDKLDRPKASLDSVYQALRGEFGDAEVDTQDGLRLSWPDRWVHVRPSGTEPIVRVIAEGPTETDARDLVRRCRQPLDALAR
- the mutM gene encoding bifunctional DNA-formamidopyrimidine glycosylase/DNA-(apurinic or apyrimidinic site) lyase — protein: MPELPETETIARDLADLLVGRTVQKVAVLRPDVLRGATPTCFERRQSGAQVLRVWRRSKTVVLSLSGPAHVLVTPRFTGSLQFESPPDAYVTISWRFADGATLIYRDVRRLGTVALVDADGLAAFDQALGVEPLSPSFTVAALSGILRASRSAVKKVLMDQRRIAGVGNIYANEALHRAGIDPSRIGAAIRAPDAERLHFELRAVLEAGIAARGTTFRDYRDARNQRGSFAASLQAYGRGGLPCIQCGARLTETHAIDGRSTVFCHRCQR
- a CDS encoding metallophosphoesterase family protein; the protein is MVVGVISDTHGLVRAAVHEALAGSYLILHAGDVCGDDVLTELSTIAPVAAVMGNCDPPGHPRLPTRIDREIGGHTFHVSHGHELGVPRPAGLLAAYDASVIVFGHTHRPLVHRSGGRLVLNPGAAGPRRFDILPSVARLTITSEGIDVAIVELPIDSEP
- a CDS encoding PLP-dependent transferase, which codes for MSRIFDSDLQYALGTRAIHAGQRPDPTSGAIMVPIYQTSTYAQDGLGRNKGYEYARGKNPTREALERNLAALEGGVHGFAFGSGMGCLDAIMKLFRSGDRIVCGDNLYGGTPRLFDRILVNYGLRFTYVDTRDPQRLEDAMGPDVRGIILETPTNPLMHLTDLSAAAGIARRHDALLIVDNTFATPVYQRPLELGAHIVYHSTTKYLNGHSDMVGGAAIVRDDDLATRLQFILNAAGAVPGPFDAWLVLRGTKTLHLRMAAHDANGRLIAEVLAARLGHERVFYPGLASHPQFALACSQMSGFGGMLSFELGSREAAERVMERFKVFAIAESLGGVESLVNHPASMTHASVPADRRAKLGITDGLVRFSVGVEDVGDLLADVEHALA
- a CDS encoding GIY-YIG nuclease family protein, producing the protein MPALKADPDAERLAALRAHVRAGAEERPGVYRMITETGEVAYVGKSRKLRTRLLSYFRGEFPRDKSARIVREAHRIEWTYVPSEFASLLEELRLIKMLRPRLNVAQKRDDRNYGFVRLTSGRAPRLTVTRGSGAADRGGTYYGPFVGTANLQDALRELSAALGLRDCTLDGKMRFSDQMELLPAPPRTPGCLRFEIGTCLGPCVGAPTASAYGAQVHVARAFLDGTSDVPLVQLESAMRAASDRLEYERAGILRNRWQLVESLRERFSRLRFAVESLSFVYLVPGHAGEDRFYLVRRGVIRDDFAAPQSPDEWEAARARVRQVFAATHDVPGAVPSHDVDELLLVTSWFATKPEELDATIPPATLLERAD
- the purD gene encoding phosphoribosylamine--glycine ligase translates to MNVLILGGGGREHAVAWKLTTDDPSVRITAAPGNPGIEALGRCVRINPSEPVAVVSLAREVQPDLVFVGPEAPLAAGVSDALSAAGFAVFGPTRAAAQLESSKRYSKQLMLEHGIPTAGASWHSDASQAKLAVRLTGAPVVIKASGLAAGKGVVVCETVEAADQAIDDIMLRSIYGPAGAEVLVEEFMEGEEISVFAVSDGAQFVLLPAAQDHKRLLDGDLGPNTGGMGAYSPVSVATASTLGRISEEVIGPTLKAMAARGAPFRGLLYCGMMLTADGPKVVEYNCRFGDPETQVVLPVMDEELLPLLSGAASGHLGASRDASVSRRAAVCTVVAAPGYPEAALTGGEVVLPHAPDGVLYFHAGTARGEDGRLVASGGRVLAATAIAESFSQAAAASRNAAAAVRIAGGQFRRDIGWREQARRARAT
- a CDS encoding M48 family metallopeptidase, with product MADRVILTDISSTAWEHPADRAALNTLRSIPGFDQVVRKVAGFFGERGVRQMFLANAVRVGPTQRPKLWAQYQEVLATLDWREVPELYVSQTPLVNAAAVGFDKPFIVLNSGTIALLNEDERRDILGHELGHIMSGHTTYTTIAIIILTVGIQNLPFLAGMALLPFQLALMEWYRKAELSADRAGLLVTQDPRVSASTFLKMAGGGAGDDEISIDAFLEQAEAYETGGDFADKVWQVINTAFRTHPFGTVRAAELQRWVRSGDYDRIVVQGDYRRRSDASTPPLSEDYVDAVGYYGQQARDAMDSLTDVFDRARDAFNSAFKGPSGT
- the glmS gene encoding glutamine--fructose-6-phosphate transaminase (isomerizing) translates to MCGIVGYVGPRVATPLLIEGLKRLEYRGYDSAGVAVMNGAGVETVKEAGKIAKLEQLLAGTPVHGTTGIAHTRWATHGPPNQVNAHPHVSQDGNFAVVHNGIIENATLLKRMLESRGYRFTSDTDTEVLAHLIQEAFTGNLEDAVVEALNQVEGTYGIAVISSIDTHKIVAARKGSPLLVGLGENEFFVASDVSAILAHTRQVVYLDDGEMAVVDRNGYRIVDLKAGEVQKNVARIDWDLAQIERGGFAHFMLKEIFEQPQTVENTMRGRLLVEEGTAKLGGLNMTDEELLSFDNIVITACGTSWHSALIGESLIEELARVPVEVEYASEFRYRNPIVDEKTLCIVISQSGETADTLAAMREAKRRGARTMGIVNVVGSTIARESDGGIYIHAGPEIGVASTKAFTSQVVALLLFTLKLARLRDLSLLRGREIIAGMQALPSQIKQILDRAEEIEALAEEFKRASNFLYLGRGYNFPAALEGALKLKEISYIHAEGYPAAEMKHGPIALIDEMMPVVFIAPHDSVFDKITSNVHEVKARKGKVIAITSRDEPALAGKVDYEFRIPETTELLMPVLASVPLQLLAYYIAVKRGSNVDQPRNLAKSVTVE